One window of the Podospora pseudocomata strain CBS 415.72m chromosome 7, whole genome shotgun sequence genome contains the following:
- the ATP16 gene encoding delta subunit of the central stalk of mitochondrial F1F0 ATP synthase, atp16 (BUSCO:EOG092657H8; EggNog:ENOG503P4C9; COG:C) produces MNSLRIARAAIRARPALLRAPVQRRGYAEAVSDKIKLSLSLPHQAVYKSQDVVQVNIPAESGEMGVLANHVPSIEQLKPGVVEIIEESGNKQFFLSGGFAVVQPNSVLSINAVEGFPLEDFSAEAVRSHIAEAQKVASGSGSEQEIAEAKIELEVLETLQAHLK; encoded by the exons atgaaCTCCCTTCGCATTGCCCGCGCCGCCATCCGGGCTCGCCCGGCTCTTCTCCGCGCCCCCGTCCAGCGCAGAGGCTACGCCGAGGCCGTCAGCGACAAG ATCAAGCTTAGCTTGTCGCTTCCCCACCAG GCCGTCTACAAGTCCCAGGATGTCGTCCAGGTCAACATCCCCGCCGAGTCGGGTGAGATGGGTGTCCTCGCCAACCACGTTCCTTCGATCGAGCAGCTGAAGCCCGGTGTCGTCGAGATCATTGAGGAGAGCGGCAACAAGCAGTTCTTCC TTTCCGGTGGCTTTGCCGTTGTTCAGCCCAACTCCGTTCTGAGCATCAACGCCGTCGAGGGCTTCCCCCTTGAGGACTTCAGCGCCGAGGCTGTCCGCAGCCACATTGCTGAGGCGCAAAAGGTtgccagcggcagcggcagcgagcaggagattgccgaggccaagattgaGCTTGAG GTCCTCGAGACTCTCCAGGCCCACCTCAAGTAG